The DNA window TCAATAGATTCCGTTCGCATGAGTGTAGTTTCCGTACGATCTGTCAGCAAGCGGTATGGGCGTTCCATTGCTGTAGACTCCGTTTCCTTCGAAATACCGTCCGGATGTATTTTTGGCCTCCTCGGACCGAATGGTGCCGGCAAGACATCGACGATTCGGATGCTGAATCTCATCACATTACCCGATAGCGGCGAGATCGAGCTTTTCGGAGAAGCTCAACGCCTTGAGCACCAAAACCGTATCGGCTATATGCCGGAAGAACGCGGATTATACAGGAAGCTGCCTGTCCGTGAACAGTTAGAGTATCTCGGCGCCCTTCGTGGCCTTTCTAAGGCAACCTTACGAACAAGTATCGATTATTGGCTTGAACGGTTCGAAATTCAAGGTTGGGCCAAAAAGAAGACCGGAGAACTGTCCAAGGGTATGCAACAAAAGCTACAGTTTATCACCACTCTGTTGCACGATCCGGACCTCTATATTCTCGACGAGCCGCTTTCGGGCTTGGACCCCATTAATGCAGAGATCATCAATGAGATTATCCTCGAGCTGCGATCGAAGGGCAAAACGATCATTCTTTCGACCCATCGAATGGAGCAGGTTGAACAACTATGCGATGAAATTGCACTAATGAACCTCGGACGGATCGTTGTCCGCGGTGGCTTGCGGGAGGTTAAACAGCGTTCGAATAAGCGTATGGTTCGGCTGATTTTTGCCGGCCCCGATGGTTTTGTCATTCCCCTCGAAACAAAAGGAGTCCGAGTGGTTGAACGGCATCCGAACGAATTACTTCTGCAGCTTCTCGAAGGTACGTCTGGACGCGATGTCCTCTCATATCTGACCACTGTGACAGAAGTCGTTACATGGCAAACGATCGAAACGCCACTGAAGGAGATTTTCCTCGAGGCAGTCACCGGCTCCACCGTCATT is part of the Bacteroidota bacterium genome and encodes:
- a CDS encoding ATP-binding cassette domain-containing protein, with translation MSVVSVRSVSKRYGRSIAVDSVSFEIPSGCIFGLLGPNGAGKTSTIRMLNLITLPDSGEIELFGEAQRLEHQNRIGYMPEERGLYRKLPVREQLEYLGALRGLSKATLRTSIDYWLERFEIQGWAKKKTGELSKGMQQKLQFITTLLHDPDLYILDEPLSGLDPINAEIINEIILELRSKGKTIILSTHRMEQVEQLCDEIALMNLGRIVVRGGLREVKQRSNKRMVRLIFAGPDGFVIPLETKGVRVVERHPNELLLQLLEGTSGRDVLSYLTTVTEVVTWQTIETPLKEIFLEAVTGSTVIPQI